The genomic segment TACTTGTTAGGTATCCTTCAAACATTGGAAATCTACTTTATTGTTCTACAGAATGTACAACCACAAATACAAACGAACTAACAGAAGTCTACTTAAATAACATCAAGTCAACAAATCCATTTATTCTTATTGGAAGTTCTCAGATATACACACTAAACCTTGTTATGGACGTTGAAAATAATTCGGCTCAGGTAAACAATCTAAATACCTATATTCCAATAGAAAGCTGTACCCAGAAAAATATTGTAAACTTTTTTGCGCCGACACCAAGTTCAATTAGTACAGATATATATGAAAATAATAAGCTAAATGTTGTTTTAAATCCTTACTCGAAACAGATTATTCAATACAGTGGACAGGTACAACTTACTAGCAGTGTATCAAAATGTAAAGTGCCAACGGTTGCAGCACTTGATATCGAAGAGTTAACAAGATTAAGATTACTCCTGGAAACGTATTTTCCGAATTCAGATACTTCATTAGATCTAATTCAAAAATTTTACCAAAAGATTATATCGGAGGGCGAAATCAACGCTCAAACAGGACTAGAGAAAGATCCCGGCACAAATATTGAATTATTCTTAAAAGACGAACTACATATTTTTACTCAGCGGGAGCTTTTGGAAATGCTGCTTTTCGTATACTCTGCATTTGATTATCCTGCCTATATTTCTTATGGTTTTTTGTATCCTTACTATGTTTCGGAGCCTATTGGCGTAAACTATTCCTGGCTTACAGTATATGTAACCGATATTCCCAAAGTTGTCGATCCTTTCATGGAAATCCAAAGCGGGATCTCCGGTTTCGACGTCAATTTGTTAGATAGAATTGTAATTTATAATACTCAACAATTATACGACCAAAGTTATTCCTGGAGAAATCTTGAGACAAATTTTGTTTCTATTGGCTACCAAAACTTTACAACAAATTCTAACTTGTACCTTACTGTAAACTTTCCTGAATCCGTACAAGCCGGTGTTTCACATACGGCAACATTGTCCGTCCGAAATAATGGAAATACACTATTTAAGAATCTAGAGATATCAATCTTGTCTACAGAAGGACTATTATTTGAATTTTCAGATGATACGAATGTTATTCCATTACTTTTTCCGGGTCAAAGTATTACAATTCCGATAACAATTAATTCAACTAAAGGAACATTTTCTAAACTTCACGAAGTACTTGTAACATACACTGCCGATGATTTTACCGGTCAAACACACACATACAGCATACTTGTCGAACAAAAACCAATAAATATTCTAATTGCTATACTTGTCACCGCGTGCATAGGCAGTGCGGGTGTTCTTGTTTTTGAAAGGGTGGTAAAATATTTTAATAAGAATAAAGGGGAAAAAACACAAACCCCTTACGACCCATTACTTGGATTTGGTTCAAAAAATGATTAAACAAAAAAAAAGGGGCCTGATTGCTAAATTGTTAACTTGCTTAATTGCTTTTTTACTAACTTGCTTAATTGTCAACCCTATAGCACCGTTTTTTCAGACACCTTGCGTATTTGCGGAATCAAAGGACACCATAGATGAGAATCAAGAAGTTACCTACGTTGACACGGCACATGGACACATCGAAATCTCAGCCGTTGTTAAAACCCAGTCGCCTGTAAACAAATCAATTCCTGTCGAGGTCACCTATACTTCAAAAATCAGTGGAATTAAAGGATATTTAACAGTGTCGGATTATTCCGGACTTACCCCGAAAAATGACAAAATCTGGGTTCCGATAGAAAAAGATAAAACCTATAAAAAGACAATTCAATTACAACCAAAACGCGAAGGATCATACGATGTTACTGTTGATATCATTATCTTCGGATATGATGTAAATTATGGCGACAGTACAACGATTACTGTTACACTCAATAAAAACCTTGTAGTCCGGGAAACCGCTTCAACGTTTCTTTTGTACCAAATTCTTATGTATTTAGCGATTGTATTTGTTATAGTGCTTGTGGTAATCGGCATACGAAAATACGGAAAGAAAGTGTTTTCCACTATACGTAACTGGGTATTAAACGATCCTCGCTATAAAGATGTCACAAATAGAGAGGAAATAGAATCATTTTATAAAAAACTTCATGAAAAAGGAGACAGTAGTCAAGACACAGAGCAAACAAAATCCGAGTAAACGGCAAACTCCAACCAAAGAACCTAAAAAGCCACTTACAAAAGCTCAAAAGCAAAAAATAGTCAAAACCATTCTTATTGTGTTTTGGGTTTTAATAATTGGACTTTTAGCCATCGTGATTTACATGATTTCTACCGATAAAGATGCATTTTTAATAGCAATTCCGGGGCTCTACGATACAAAAGAATACAATACGCTTACCAAGGATCGAAACCAAATTACACAAGAAAATGATACATTAAAATACAGAAACAACGAGCTTTCACAATTAATATCTGCCGGAACCGAGAACGACTTTGAAGTATTATACGAACGACTTGATGAGTATATAAATAACACCCTAACTATCGATGAAAACCTTTCCAAAATTGTTGAGATCGACCAGAACCTTATCTCACTAAAACTTCCATCCAATATGCTGGAAACACTTAACAGTACGTATTTGGCAGACAAAGCTGTTTATGATTCCTTGCAAAATCATTATGAACTATTATATGCCAAGCTGGACTACTTTAATCTTAGACGACTAGAAGGTAGATTTGATAATTGTATTTCCGGAATAGACTTTTCTCTGTCAGATTTAGAAATCTCGAGACAAATGATTAACTGTACAAGCCTTTTAGATGAACTTGCAACAGCACTCTTGGTTGCAGAAGAAACATATATGGTAAAGTTTGTAAACATTGGTCAGTATGTAACAATATCAAAAGAAACGGCAGTAGCATATGCCAACTTTTATGAGGCAGTTGCTCAGGAAAACTATACACAGAGTCAGCAATATGATCAAATATACAACGAAAAGGAAGAACAGCTAAGAAATCTTGATATAACGACTGTTTGGTTTGAATACAAGGTACTTGTATTGGATCCGTTTGACGAGTAATAAGAAATCCTTCGGAATTCTATGACAGGATTACTTTAGAACCTGCTTTATATCCTTTAAGTCTGTTATCAGCTCGGACAACCGTTGTTCAATTATTAAAAGCCTTGCAAATGCAGTGTTGTTTTTCTCAACTGATACGAAATATTCCATTGGATATTTTACGGCCTTTGATATAAGTATGAGTGTCTGTATGGACGGATATGCGACGCCACGTTCATAATTACTTATACTTTTTGTATCTACACCAACAAGTAAAGCCAGTTCATTTTGTGTTAAATTACGCATCTCTCGCGCAGCCTTTACCCTTAAGCCGAGGAGTTGTTTTGTGATCAACAGATTGTCCTGCTAAACTTAAAAATTGAAAAGCGATTTAATAAAGTCGATAATTCCCTGAATTAATGATTCGTTTTTAATGGAAGACGGATGATTACTGGTATCAATTGTAGCCTGTGATGTCATTACTGTAGGTACTTCGGCCTGGGTTGTATCTTGCAATACAGTTGTAGTAGGAGTAATTCTCAGTCCCTGAATATATCTGTTTTTCTCGTCGAGCATCTCCTGGAGCTTTTTAAACTCATCAATATGATCACGAATTTTCGCCTCATACATTTTATT from the Candidatus Dojkabacteria bacterium genome contains:
- a CDS encoding helix-turn-helix transcriptional regulator; amino-acid sequence: MRNLTQNELALLVGVDTKSISNYERGVAYPSIQTLILISKAVKYPMEYFVSVEKNNTAFARLLIIEQRLSELITDLKDIKQVLK